From Erigeron canadensis isolate Cc75 chromosome 8, C_canadensis_v1, whole genome shotgun sequence, one genomic window encodes:
- the LOC122610664 gene encoding HIPL1 protein-like, with protein MELSNTWSNKRIHDEFDQRQNFHALVFGMTFGLISSPSPPICTDSSQSKLSFNNVTKDSNATQPPKGICLEKIGNSTYVHMVPHPDGSNRVFVCNQKGKIWLAVVPEVGSSQSLMVDESDPYLDLSDQVKFATEMGLMSMAVHPNFTSNGRFFVAFNCDKFQQPGCEGRCSCNTHVGCDPAKLESLQESYPCQFHIVISEFTANGTTASSKLSWKGHANSVEVRRIFTMGLPFEAYHAGQIIFGPTDGYLYFMIGDASHDADLYNFAQNKNSLIGKILRLNVDIIPSVEEISKLGLWGNYSIPKDNPYTADKELEPEIWALGFSNPWRCSFDSEKPSRFVCGDCGKNRYEEIDIVKKGGNYGWRVYEGPYPTHPLNAPGGYTQPTSITPIFPVTGYNHDIVDASQGPASVSGGYFYRASTDPCLYGWYVYTDLYLYAIWAAIETTENNGNFTSFSVPFTCAHDSPMDCKFKPGAHGVPDLGYVLSLSEDNNKDVYLLTSSGVYRVAAPSRCGYQCSKENYSNLTRVSSSHGTFLKAAALAACLIISFVTSVFL; from the exons ATGGAGTTGAGCAATACTTGGAGTAATAAGCGGATTCATGATGAATTTGATCAGCGACAAAATTTCCATGCACTCGTTTTTGGCATGACATTTGGGCTG atttcttcaccatctcctcctatcTGCACCGACTCAA GCCAGTCAAAACTCTCTTTCAATAACGTGACCAAGGACTCAAATGCAACCCAGCCTCCTAAGGGGATATGTTTGGAAAAAATTGGAAATAGTACCTACGTCCATATGGTTCCACATCCAGATGGGTCAAACCGAGTTTTTGTGTGTAACCAAAAAGGTAAGATATGGTTAGCTGTTGTTCCTGAAGTGGGTTCCTCACAAAGCTTGATGGTAGATGAATCTGACCCGTATCTTGATTTAAGTGATCAAGTGAAATTTGCAACAGAAATGGGTCTTATGAGTATGGCTGTCCATCCAAACTTTACAAGTAATGGAAGATTCTTTGTTGCTTTTAACTGTGATAAGTTTCAGCAGCCTGGATGTGAAGGCAGATGTTCGTGTAATACACATGTTGGTTGTGATCCTGCAAAACTTGAGTCTCTTCAAGAGAGTTATCCTTGCCAGTTTCACATTGTAATCTCAGAGTTTACTGCTAATGGCACAACAGCTTCTTCAAAACTTTCATGG AAGGGACATGCTAATTCAGTTGAAGTGAGGAGGATATTCACGATGGGGCTCCCGTTTGAAGCATATCATGCTGGCCAGATTATCTTTGGCCCTACTGATGGCTACTTGTACTTCATGATCGGAGACGCTTCACATGATGCCGATCTATATAACTttgcacaaaacaaaaattcactgattGGAAAGATATTAAGGCTCAACGTAGATATTATACCAA GTGTAGAAGAAATAAGTAAGCTTGGTCTATGGGGAAACTATTCAATACCGAAAGACAATCCTTACACTGCAGATAAGGAACTTGAGCCTGAGATATGGGCTCTGGGTTTTAGTAATCCTTGGCGTTGCAGTTTTGACTCCGAAAAGCCTTCTCGCTTTGTATGTGGAGATTGTGGGAAG AATCGATACGAAGAGATTGATATAGTCAAGAAAGGAGGCAACTACGGGTGGCGTGTTTATGAAGGACCTTATCCCACTCATCCATTAAATGCTCCCGGAGGGTACACGCAGCCAACCTCTATAACTCCCATATTTCCTGTGACAGGATACAACCATGATATTGTTGATGCAAGCCAAGGCCCTGCCTCAGTGTCGGGTGGTTATTTTTACCGGGCTTCCACTGACCCATGCTTGTATGGCTG GTATGTATACACAGACTTGTATCTTTATGCCATATGGGCAGCTATTGAAACCACTGAAAACAACGGGAACTTCACTAGTTTCAGTGTCCCTTTCACATGTGCCCATGACTCACCAATGGATTGTAAATTCAAGCCAGGGGCTCACGGTGTTCCTGACCTGGGCTACGTATTGTCATTAAGTGAAGATAACAACAAGGATGTGTACTTATTAACAAGCAGTGGTGTGTATAGAGTTGCAGCCCCAAGCCGCTGCGGCTATCAGTGCTCTAAAGAAAACTATTCAAATTTGACTCGAGTTTCCTCATCACATGGAACCTTTTTGAAGGCCGCAGCTTTAGCAGCATGTTTAATCATCTCTTTTGTGACATCTGTTTTCCTTTGA